A genomic region of Trichothermofontia sichuanensis B231 contains the following coding sequences:
- the uvrC gene encoding excinuclease ABC subunit UvrC codes for MTMTPPATVLIQDPSRLEARLREIPAEPGVYLMRDRDDRILYIGKSKKLRTRVRSYFRELQRHSPRIELMVRQVVEIEFIVTDTEAEALALEANLVKQHQPHFNVLLKDDKKYPYLCITWSEDYPRIFITRKRRLDHARDRYYGPYVDTHTLRSTLHLVKRIFPLRQRPQPLFKDRPCLNYDIGRCPGVCQQLISPEEYRKTVQKVAMVFQGRSSELVDSLTQQMEQAAEALNFELAAKLRDQIAALKSLNAEQKVALPDDTVSRDAIALASNGEYACIQLFQIRAGRLVGRLGFVAEVPAAPVSVTPQDTASGGIEIPAPPYPPGDANPGQTVSPEAGMILQRVLEEHYQTVDPVEIPAEILVQHELPETDLLAAYLSERKGRKVTIVAPQRQTKAELLEMVERNAAYELERTQKTHDRTLQALQDLAEVLDLPSLPHRIEGYDISHLQGADAVASQVVFINGLPAKQHYRHYKIRDPNVKAGHSDDFASLAEVIRRRFRKYANRAEPSWSGSRRAGASGHSGRVVSLLSGQAQADLPDLVMIDGGKGQLSAVVAVLRELNLLDDLRVVSLAKQREEIFLPGESLPLTTHPDQPGVQLLRRLRDEAHRFAVSFHRQQRSDRLRRSRLDDIPGLGFYRQKQLLAHFHSIDYIRAANPTQLAAVPGIGPRLAQAIYDYFHPASPE; via the coding sequence ATGACGATGACGCCTCCCGCCACGGTTCTCATCCAAGATCCTAGCCGTCTGGAGGCCCGCCTGCGGGAAATTCCGGCTGAACCAGGCGTTTATCTCATGCGCGATCGCGACGATCGTATCCTGTACATTGGCAAGTCTAAAAAACTGCGTACACGGGTCCGGTCCTACTTCCGGGAACTCCAACGCCACTCCCCCCGCATCGAGTTAATGGTGCGCCAGGTTGTCGAAATTGAATTTATTGTCACCGACACGGAAGCCGAAGCCCTGGCCCTTGAAGCCAACCTGGTCAAGCAGCACCAACCCCACTTCAACGTGCTGCTCAAAGACGATAAAAAGTATCCCTATCTCTGCATTACCTGGTCTGAAGACTATCCCCGCATTTTTATTACCCGCAAACGGCGGCTCGATCATGCCCGCGATCGCTACTATGGCCCCTACGTTGATACCCACACCCTGCGCAGTACCCTCCACCTGGTTAAGCGCATTTTCCCCCTGCGGCAACGGCCCCAACCCCTGTTTAAGGATCGGCCCTGCTTGAACTACGATATCGGGCGTTGTCCTGGTGTTTGCCAGCAGTTGATTTCGCCGGAGGAGTACCGCAAAACCGTACAAAAGGTGGCGATGGTGTTCCAGGGGCGATCGTCGGAACTCGTGGATAGCCTGACCCAGCAGATGGAGCAGGCTGCCGAAGCGCTTAACTTTGAACTGGCCGCTAAACTACGGGATCAGATCGCTGCCCTGAAATCCCTTAACGCTGAGCAAAAAGTCGCCCTGCCCGATGATACTGTCTCCCGCGATGCGATCGCCCTGGCGAGCAATGGGGAGTATGCCTGCATTCAACTTTTCCAAATTCGCGCCGGACGCTTAGTCGGTCGCCTCGGCTTTGTGGCTGAAGTCCCGGCGGCTCCCGTTAGTGTTACCCCTCAGGACACCGCATCGGGTGGGATCGAGATCCCGGCACCCCCTTACCCACCAGGCGATGCCAACCCAGGTCAGACGGTCTCGCCAGAAGCCGGCATGATCCTGCAACGGGTGTTGGAAGAACACTACCAAACTGTCGATCCCGTTGAAATTCCGGCTGAAATCCTGGTCCAGCACGAACTGCCGGAAACGGATCTCCTGGCGGCCTACCTCAGTGAGCGCAAAGGGCGCAAAGTCACGATCGTCGCCCCCCAGCGACAAACCAAAGCCGAACTGCTTGAAATGGTCGAACGCAACGCTGCCTATGAGTTAGAACGGACCCAAAAGACCCACGATCGTACCCTGCAAGCACTCCAGGATCTCGCTGAAGTCCTAGACCTGCCCAGCTTACCCCACCGCATCGAAGGGTATGACATTTCCCACCTTCAGGGTGCAGATGCCGTTGCCTCCCAGGTTGTCTTTATCAATGGGCTACCCGCCAAACAACACTATCGCCATTACAAAATCCGCGATCCGAACGTTAAGGCTGGCCACTCCGATGACTTTGCCAGCCTCGCTGAAGTGATCCGGCGGCGGTTTCGCAAGTATGCCAACCGGGCGGAGCCATCCTGGTCGGGTTCGCGTCGCGCTGGCGCATCGGGCCACTCAGGACGGGTTGTCTCGCTGTTGTCTGGTCAAGCCCAGGCGGATTTACCGGATCTGGTGATGATCGATGGGGGTAAAGGACAGTTATCGGCAGTAGTGGCGGTGCTGCGGGAATTGAATTTACTGGATGACCTGCGGGTTGTCAGTTTAGCCAAGCAACGGGAGGAGATTTTTTTACCCGGAGAATCCTTACCCCTGACAACCCATCCCGATCAACCGGGCGTGCAACTCCTGCGCCGCTTACGGGACGAGGCCCATCGCTTTGCCGTCAGTTTCCATCGTCAGCAACGCAGCGATCGCCTGCGCCGATCGCGCCTAGATGACATTCCCGGCCTAGGATTTTATCGCCAGAAACAATTGTTGGCCCATTTTCACTCGATCGATTATATTCGCGCAGCCAACCCGACCCAATTAGCCGCAGTTCCTGGTATTGGCCCACGCCTTGCCCAAGCGATTTACGATTACTTTCATCCCGCATCGCCTGAATAG
- a CDS encoding DUF4351 domain-containing protein, translating to MVYKFPQLSREEIYQMLKIATEARQTRFYQEAREEGLQEGRKEGERSLILRLLQRRLGELPTSARARIEGLSLEQLEALGEALLDFEVLADLEGWLRRIS from the coding sequence ATGGTATACAAGTTCCCCCAACTGAGCCGCGAGGAGATTTATCAAATGCTCAAAATTGCGACCGAAGCCCGACAAACTCGCTTCTACCAGGAGGCCAGAGAGGAAGGTCTACAGGAAGGGCGCAAGGAAGGCGAACGATCGCTCATCCTGCGTCTTCTCCAACGGCGGTTAGGAGAGTTACCCACCTCAGCGCGAGCGCGCATCGAGGGTCTATCCCTAGAGCAGTTGGAAGCGTTGGGGGAGGCCTTGTTGGACTTTGAAGTCCTGGCTGATCTCGAAGGGTGGTTGCGACGGATTTCCTAG
- the pyrR gene encoding bifunctional pyr operon transcriptional regulator/uracil phosphoribosyltransferase PyrR translates to MAHEVVEILSAEELRRTVNRIASEIIEKAGDLSQLVLVGIYTRGVPLAQMLARQIEVLEHIAVPVGALDITFYRDDLDQISLRTPARTDLPVDLTHKLVVLVDDVIYKGRTIRAALNAITDYGRPSVIRLAVLVDRGHRELPIQPDFTGRQLPTAKEEKVKVYLQDIDSRDGVDLIPRPEN, encoded by the coding sequence ATGGCCCATGAAGTTGTCGAGATTCTCTCTGCTGAGGAACTGCGCCGCACCGTAAACCGGATAGCCTCGGAGATTATTGAAAAGGCAGGTGATCTGTCCCAGTTGGTCCTGGTAGGGATTTACACACGGGGCGTTCCCTTGGCCCAGATGTTGGCTCGCCAAATTGAGGTATTAGAGCATATAGCTGTGCCTGTGGGTGCCCTTGATATCACGTTTTATCGGGATGATCTAGACCAAATTAGTTTGCGTACCCCGGCTAGGACGGATCTCCCCGTTGATTTAACCCATAAATTGGTGGTGCTGGTGGATGATGTAATTTATAAGGGACGAACCATTCGGGCCGCCCTGAATGCAATTACCGACTATGGCCGTCCCAGTGTGATTCGTTTGGCGGTGTTGGTCGATCGGGGGCATCGTGAATTACCTATCCAGCCCGACTTCACGGGTCGCCAGTTACCGACGGCTAAGGAAGAGAAGGTCAAAGTCTATTTGCAGGATATTGATAGTCGAGATGGAGTTGATCTGATCCCTCGGCCTGAGAATTAA
- the cbiB gene encoding adenosylcobinamide-phosphate synthase CbiB — protein sequence MLAGLVGWLAMAGTKVDMAMILGLAAFLDYAIADPRSWPHPVQWMGWIIHRYTCFCLARSCTKPLGVSYRLAGVGLALGLVIGSALISGWLLGSLALIHPWLGQIGAIVLLASCFAGRSLRRAAQEVLQPLMAGELALAREHLSRYVGRETSHLSESEILRAVLETVAENATDGVLAPLFYAGLGAMLPAIGPVPLAMAYKAASTLDSMVGYRDLPYTDLGWFSARLEDSLTWLPCRLTVLTLAILSGNPKHLWSICQRDAPADPSPNSGWSECAYAAILGVQLGGINIYGGTVKRKPDLGDPIQPITPAIVDRALQLTRFCFLIWLGLLLVYLMAVPIVSSRS from the coding sequence TTGCTAGCGGGTCTGGTAGGGTGGTTAGCGATGGCGGGTACCAAGGTTGATATGGCCATGATTCTGGGGTTAGCAGCCTTCCTAGACTATGCGATCGCTGATCCGCGGTCATGGCCCCATCCCGTGCAGTGGATGGGATGGATCATCCATCGCTATACGTGCTTCTGCCTGGCGCGATCGTGCACAAAACCCTTGGGGGTTTCCTATCGTCTTGCGGGGGTTGGGTTAGCATTGGGGTTAGTGATTGGGAGTGCGCTGATCAGTGGCTGGCTGCTAGGCAGCTTAGCGCTCATTCATCCCTGGTTGGGGCAAATCGGTGCGATTGTTTTGTTGGCAAGTTGTTTCGCTGGCCGGAGTTTAAGGCGAGCGGCTCAAGAGGTTTTGCAGCCCCTGATGGCAGGGGAACTGGCGTTGGCCCGCGAGCATTTAAGTCGCTATGTGGGCCGGGAGACCAGCCACCTCAGTGAGTCAGAAATTCTACGAGCGGTTTTAGAAACCGTCGCGGAAAATGCGACTGATGGGGTGTTAGCCCCCCTTTTTTATGCTGGTTTAGGGGCGATGCTGCCGGCGATCGGGCCTGTGCCTTTGGCTATGGCCTATAAAGCGGCCAGTACGCTGGATTCGATGGTAGGCTATCGCGATCTGCCCTACACCGATTTGGGTTGGTTTAGTGCCCGTCTCGAAGATAGCTTGACTTGGCTTCCCTGTCGTTTGACGGTTTTGACCTTGGCGATTTTGTCCGGCAATCCTAAACACCTCTGGTCAATTTGTCAACGGGATGCGCCGGCTGATCCGAGTCCTAACTCTGGGTGGAGTGAATGTGCCTATGCCGCGATCCTAGGGGTACAACTGGGGGGTATTAATATATATGGAGGAACGGTCAAACGCAAGCCGGATTTAGGAGATCCCATTCAACCGATTACGCCCGCGATCGTCGATCGGGCACTGCAACTGACCCGGTTTTGCTTTTTAATTTGGTTGGGGCTGCTGCTGGTTTATCTGATGGCAGTCCCGATCGTGTCATCGCGAAGTTAA
- a CDS encoding Rrf2 family transcriptional regulator: MKLTTRGHYSVKALLDLSLQPDYGPVSVKMIAQRQEIPAPYLEKLLIELRRVGIVRSLRGVQGGYQLARPPAQISVGQILEAVGETLEPLAGFTPTSTQAGDWVTVTLWQRLHQKLKEALYSISLEDLYYDARSWQAAQGEETNFIV, from the coding sequence ATGAAATTAACAACCCGTGGTCACTATAGTGTGAAGGCGTTACTGGATTTAAGCCTGCAACCGGACTATGGCCCCGTGTCGGTAAAAATGATCGCCCAACGGCAAGAGATTCCAGCTCCCTATTTGGAAAAGCTGTTAATTGAGTTGCGCCGGGTTGGCATTGTTCGATCACTGCGGGGAGTGCAAGGTGGCTATCAACTGGCCCGTCCTCCAGCCCAAATTTCGGTTGGGCAAATTCTGGAAGCAGTGGGTGAGACTCTAGAACCCCTTGCCGGTTTTACGCCGACCAGCACGCAAGCCGGTGACTGGGTAACAGTGACCCTCTGGCAGCGTCTGCATCAAAAACTGAAGGAAGCATTGTATAGCATTTCCCTTGAAGATCTTTACTATGATGCCCGTAGTTGGCAGGCTGCCCAAGGGGAGGAAACTAACTTTATCGTTTAA
- a CDS encoding AbrB family transcriptional regulator has product MSFVLMAKKKKTEQPLTGEELLARVKDLDHLSKEEKARACGYYTQTKNGIERVNMMKFLNALLEAEGLDLESKQNGNGRGGRSASYRITVQANGNLLIGAAYTKQMGLKPGDEFEISLGRKHIHLKQVGSSDAED; this is encoded by the coding sequence TTGAGTTTTGTATTAATGGCTAAGAAGAAGAAGACGGAACAACCCTTGACTGGAGAGGAACTGCTAGCTCGCGTAAAGGATCTTGATCACCTGAGCAAGGAGGAAAAAGCGAGGGCTTGCGGTTACTACACCCAAACCAAGAACGGTATCGAGCGTGTCAACATGATGAAATTCCTCAATGCCTTACTCGAGGCGGAGGGATTGGATCTCGAAAGCAAGCAAAATGGCAATGGCCGGGGGGGGCGGAGTGCCAGCTACCGGATTACGGTACAGGCCAATGGCAACTTGCTGATTGGGGCTGCCTACACCAAACAAATGGGATTAAAACCAGGGGATGAATTCGAAATTTCCCTCGGTCGCAAGCACATCCATCTCAAACAAGTCGGTAGTTCGGACGCGGAAGATTAG
- a CDS encoding RDD family protein, whose product MPRYRDRLPRVPPGRRGGALAIDFLCVWFLSSFAGAFWQIPAYVCLWLVVRVFWVFRNQGQSLGRWALDMKVVNERYGRVPSLLALAKREAILGACTLLLVVSVNNLIRPTGVLNGVVLLAVIPLLADVALAFGDVEKRQAFHDRLAGTIVVQTRRGYSLDLKLKRLVAQFRQRVRR is encoded by the coding sequence ATGCCACGTTATCGCGATCGCCTACCTAGAGTTCCGCCTGGACGCCGGGGGGGCGCACTGGCTATTGACTTTCTCTGCGTGTGGTTTCTGAGCAGTTTTGCGGGGGCATTCTGGCAGATACCGGCCTATGTTTGCCTATGGTTGGTTGTGCGCGTCTTTTGGGTATTTCGCAACCAGGGGCAGAGTTTAGGGCGCTGGGCGTTGGATATGAAGGTGGTGAATGAGCGTTATGGCCGAGTTCCGAGTTTGTTAGCTCTGGCCAAACGGGAAGCAATCCTGGGAGCCTGTACGCTCTTGCTGGTGGTGAGTGTCAATAACTTGATCCGTCCGACAGGGGTACTTAACGGTGTCGTGCTACTGGCTGTGATTCCTCTGTTGGCAGATGTGGCACTGGCCTTTGGCGATGTCGAGAAGCGGCAAGCCTTCCACGATCGCCTAGCCGGGACGATCGTCGTACAAACCCGGCGGGGCTACTCTCTGGACTTAAAACTCAAACGGTTGGTTGCTCAATTTCGCCAACGTGTGCGAAGATAG
- the rpmG gene encoding 50S ribosomal protein L33 produces the protein MAKNKGVRIVINLECTECRTNPDKRSPGVSRYTTMKNRRNTTARLELKKFCPHCNKHTVHKEIK, from the coding sequence ATGGCTAAGAACAAGGGAGTTCGGATTGTAATTAATCTGGAGTGTACGGAATGTCGGACGAATCCCGACAAACGGTCGCCGGGGGTGTCTCGCTATACGACGATGAAGAATCGCCGCAACACCACAGCGCGGTTGGAACTGAAAAAGTTTTGCCCCCACTGCAATAAGCACACCGTCCACAAAGAGATTAAGTAA
- the rpsR gene encoding 30S ribosomal protein S18 translates to MTSYFRRRVSPIKPDEPIDYKDIDLLRKFITERGKILPRRITGLTAKQQRQLTIAIKRARLLALLPFINKEG, encoded by the coding sequence ATGACCTCTTATTTCCGTCGTCGGGTGTCGCCGATCAAGCCAGATGAGCCGATCGATTATAAAGATATCGATTTGTTGCGTAAGTTTATTACCGAGCGGGGTAAGATTTTGCCCCGTCGCATTACCGGGTTGACGGCAAAGCAGCAACGTCAATTGACCATCGCCATCAAGCGGGCGCGGCTATTGGCGCTTTTACCTTTTATCAATAAGGAAGGTTAG